A part of Streptomyces sp. NBC_00557 genomic DNA contains:
- the prfB gene encoding peptide chain release factor 2 has translation MAVVDVSEELKSLSSTMESIEAVLDLDKMRADIAVLEEQAAAPSLWDNPDEAQKITSKLSHLQAEVRKAEALRGRIDDLAVLFEMAEEENDPDTRAEAESELAAVKKALDEMEVRTLLSGEYDSREALVNIRAEAGGVDAADFAEKLQRMYLRWAEQRGYKTELIETSYAEEAGIKSTTFAVQAPYAYGTLSVEQGTHRLVRISPFDNQGRRQTSFAGVEVLPVVEQSDHVEIDESDLRIDVYRSSGPGGQGVNTTDSAVRITHIPTGIVVSCQNERSQIQNKATAMNVLQAKLLERRRQEEQAKMDALKGDGGNSWGNQMRSYVLHPYQMVKDLRTEYEVGNPEAVFNGEIDGFLEAGIRWRKQQEK, from the coding sequence GTGGCAGTCGTCGATGTATCCGAAGAGCTGAAGTCCCTCTCCTCGACCATGGAGTCGATCGAGGCCGTCCTGGACCTCGACAAGATGAGGGCAGACATCGCCGTGCTCGAGGAGCAGGCGGCCGCGCCGTCCCTGTGGGACAACCCGGACGAGGCGCAGAAGATCACCAGCAAGCTCTCCCACCTCCAGGCCGAGGTCAGGAAGGCGGAGGCGCTGCGCGGCCGGATCGACGATCTCGCGGTCCTCTTCGAGATGGCCGAGGAGGAGAACGACCCGGACACCCGTGCCGAGGCCGAGTCCGAGCTGGCCGCGGTGAAGAAGGCGCTGGACGAGATGGAGGTCCGCACGCTCCTCAGCGGTGAGTACGACTCGCGTGAGGCGCTCGTCAACATCCGCGCCGAGGCCGGCGGCGTCGACGCCGCCGACTTCGCCGAGAAGCTCCAGCGCATGTACCTGCGCTGGGCCGAGCAGCGCGGCTACAAGACGGAGCTGATCGAGACGTCGTACGCCGAAGAGGCCGGCATCAAGTCGACCACCTTCGCCGTCCAGGCGCCGTACGCCTACGGCACCCTCTCCGTCGAGCAGGGCACGCACCGCCTCGTGCGCATCTCGCCCTTCGACAACCAGGGCCGCCGCCAGACCTCCTTCGCGGGTGTGGAGGTGCTCCCCGTCGTCGAGCAGTCCGACCACGTCGAGATCGACGAGTCCGACCTGCGCATCGACGTCTACCGCTCCTCCGGTCCCGGCGGCCAGGGCGTGAACACCACCGACTCCGCGGTGCGCATCACCCACATCCCCACCGGCATCGTGGTCTCCTGCCAGAACGAGCGGTCGCAGATCCAGAACAAGGCCACCGCGATGAACGTCCTCCAGGCCAAGCTGCTGGAGCGCCGCCGGCAGGAGGAGCAGGCCAAGATGGACGCCCTCAAGGGCGACGGCGGCAACTCCTGGGGCAACCAGATGCGCTCCTACGTGCTGCACCCGTACCAGATGGTCAAGGACCTGCGCACCGAGTACGAAGTGGGCAACCCGGAGGCCGTGTTCAACGGCGAGATCGACGGGTTCCTGGAGGCCGGTATTCGCTGGCGCAAGCAGCAGGAGAAGTAA
- the ftsE gene encoding cell division ATP-binding protein FtsE, translating to MIRFDNVSKVYPKQTRPALRDVSLEVEKGEFVFLVGSSGSGKSTFLRLILREERCSHGQVHVLGKDLARLSNWKVPQMRRQLGTVFQDFRLLPNKTVAENVAFAQEVIGKSKGEIRKSVPQVLDLVGLGGKEDRMPGELSGGEQQRVAIARAFVNRPKLLIADEPTGNLDPQTSVGIMKLLDRINRTGTTVIMATHDQNIVDQMRKRVIELEKGRLVRDQARGVYGYQH from the coding sequence GTGATCCGATTCGACAACGTCTCCAAGGTCTACCCCAAGCAGACCCGCCCCGCACTCAGGGATGTCTCCCTGGAAGTGGAGAAGGGCGAGTTCGTGTTCCTCGTGGGGTCCTCCGGCTCCGGAAAGTCCACCTTCCTGCGGCTCATCCTCCGCGAGGAGCGCTGCAGCCACGGCCAGGTGCACGTGCTCGGCAAGGACCTCGCACGCCTCTCCAACTGGAAGGTGCCGCAGATGCGCCGCCAGCTGGGGACCGTCTTCCAGGACTTCCGCCTGCTGCCGAACAAGACGGTCGCGGAGAACGTGGCCTTCGCGCAGGAGGTGATCGGCAAGTCCAAGGGCGAGATCCGCAAGTCCGTGCCGCAGGTGCTCGACCTCGTCGGCCTCGGCGGCAAGGAGGACCGCATGCCCGGCGAGCTGTCCGGTGGTGAGCAGCAGCGCGTCGCCATCGCGCGGGCGTTCGTCAACCGGCCGAAGCTGCTGATCGCCGACGAGCCCACCGGCAACCTCGACCCGCAGACCTCCGTCGGCATCATGAAGCTGCTCGACCGCATCAACCGGACGGGCACCACCGTCATCATGGCGACGCACGATCAGAACATCGTGGACCAGATGCGCAAGCGCGTCATCGAGCTGGAGAAGGGCCGCCTCGTCCGCGACCAGGCCCGCGGCGTCTACGGCTACCAGCACTAA
- the ftsX gene encoding permease-like cell division protein FtsX: MRAQFVLSEIGVGLRRNLTMTFAVIVSVALSLALFGGSLLMSDQVSTMKGYWYDKVNVSIFLCNKHDADSDVNCAKGAVTEDQKNQILSDLHKMQIVEKVIYESQDQAYKHYKEQFGNSPLAGSLTPDQMQESYRIKLKDPQKYQVIASAFNGRPGVQSVQDQKGILDNLFQLLNLMNRGALGVMAMMLVVALLLIVNTVRVSAFSRRRETGIMRLVGASGFYIQAPFIAEAAVAGLIGGGLACVALVVGRYFTIDHGMDLSHKLTLINFVGWDAVLTKLPLILATSVVMPSLAAFFALRKYLKV; this comes from the coding sequence ATGCGCGCCCAGTTCGTCCTGTCGGAGATCGGTGTCGGTCTCCGCCGCAATCTGACGATGACCTTCGCCGTCATCGTCTCCGTCGCCCTGTCCCTGGCGCTGTTCGGCGGTTCGCTGCTGATGAGCGACCAGGTGAGCACCATGAAGGGCTACTGGTACGACAAGGTCAACGTCTCGATCTTCCTGTGCAACAAGCACGACGCCGACTCGGACGTCAACTGCGCCAAGGGCGCGGTCACCGAGGACCAGAAGAACCAGATCCTCTCGGACCTGCACAAGATGCAGATCGTCGAGAAGGTCATCTACGAGTCGCAGGACCAGGCGTACAAGCACTACAAGGAGCAGTTCGGCAACTCCCCGCTGGCCGGCTCGCTCACGCCGGACCAGATGCAGGAGTCGTACCGGATCAAGCTGAAGGACCCGCAGAAGTACCAGGTGATCGCGTCCGCGTTCAACGGACGGCCCGGTGTGCAGTCCGTGCAGGACCAGAAGGGCATCCTGGACAACCTCTTCCAGCTGCTGAACCTGATGAACCGGGGTGCGCTCGGCGTGATGGCGATGATGCTGGTCGTCGCGCTGCTGCTGATCGTCAACACCGTGCGCGTCTCGGCGTTCAGCCGCCGGCGCGAGACCGGGATCATGCGCCTGGTCGGCGCCTCGGGCTTCTACATCCAGGCGCCGTTCATCGCCGAGGCCGCGGTCGCCGGGCTCATCGGCGGCGGGCTCGCCTGTGTGGCGCTGGTGGTCGGCCGGTACTTCACCATCGACCACGGCATGGACCTGTCCCACAAGCTGACGCTCATCAACTTCGTCGGGTGGGACGCGGTGTTGACCAAGCTGCCGCTGATCCTCGCGACGAGCGTGGTGATGCCGTCCTTGGCGGCGTTCTTCGCTCTGCGCAAGTACCTGAAGGTGTGA
- a CDS encoding S41 family peptidase: protein MSGRDLFCPPRRFRRGAALTLVFAGVLVTGAATGSFPEPDAAAPAASARRAAPAPKGAATGHEDVQRAAAQAMADGTSPMEAAERAVSRSGDRWGAVYSEDEYQEFQDALDGRYTGVGLWARRERDGRIEVTRVQPGSPAAEAGIRAGDRLRSVDGRKVDGRPVTEVVSLLRGDADDAAAGTTVTLGLERGTRAWTETLRRARLSTDSVTVRRLPDGVTIIRIAAFTKGSGDTVRSAVRQAPADAGIVLDLRGNSGGLVTEAVKTASAFLDGGLVATYDVDGVQRALHADSGGDTTRPLVTLVDGGTMSAAEMLTGALQDRGRAVVVGSRTFGKGSIQMPTGLPDGSVAELTVGHYRTPLGHAVDGRGITPDLEAAPDEAERRAETVLAGLGDPS from the coding sequence ATGTCAGGTCGTGACCTGTTCTGCCCGCCCCGCCGCTTCCGCCGCGGGGCCGCCCTGACATTGGTCTTCGCCGGCGTCCTGGTCACCGGCGCCGCCACCGGCTCCTTCCCGGAACCCGACGCCGCCGCACCGGCGGCGTCCGCGCGCAGGGCCGCACCCGCCCCGAAGGGTGCGGCCACCGGGCACGAGGACGTGCAGCGGGCCGCCGCCCAGGCGATGGCCGACGGCACGTCCCCGATGGAGGCGGCCGAGCGGGCCGTCAGCCGCAGCGGGGACCGCTGGGGCGCCGTCTATTCGGAGGACGAGTACCAGGAGTTCCAGGACGCGCTCGACGGCCGCTACACCGGCGTCGGCCTGTGGGCGCGGCGCGAGCGGGACGGCCGGATCGAGGTGACCCGGGTGCAGCCCGGCTCGCCGGCCGCCGAGGCGGGGATCCGCGCCGGCGACCGGCTGCGCAGCGTCGACGGCCGCAAGGTCGACGGCCGGCCCGTCACCGAGGTGGTCTCGCTGCTGCGCGGCGACGCCGACGACGCGGCCGCCGGCACGACGGTCACCCTGGGCCTTGAGCGCGGCACGCGCGCGTGGACCGAGACGCTGCGCCGGGCCCGGCTGTCCACCGACTCGGTGACCGTGCGCCGGCTGCCGGACGGGGTCACCATCATCAGGATCGCCGCGTTCACCAAGGGCTCGGGGGACACCGTCCGCAGCGCCGTACGGCAGGCCCCGGCCGACGCCGGGATCGTGCTCGACCTGCGCGGAAACTCCGGCGGGCTGGTCACCGAGGCCGTCAAGACCGCCTCCGCGTTCCTCGACGGCGGCCTGGTCGCCACCTACGACGTCGACGGCGTCCAGCGCGCCCTGCACGCCGACTCCGGCGGCGACACCACCCGGCCCCTGGTCACCCTGGTGGACGGCGGCACGATGAGCGCGGCCGAGATGCTCACCGGGGCCCTGCAGGACCGGGGCCGCGCGGTGGTCGTCGGCTCCCGCACCTTCGGCAAGGGCTCCATCCAGATGCCGACCGGCCTGCCCGACGGCTCGGTGGCCGAGCTGACCGTGGGCCACTACCGCACCCCGCTGGGGCACGCGGTCGACGGCCGGGGCATCACCCCCGACCTCGAGGCGGCGCCGGACGAGGCCGAGCGGCGGGCCGAGACGGTCCTCGCCGGCCTGGGCGACCCCTCCTAG
- the smpB gene encoding SsrA-binding protein SmpB, which yields MAKEKGRKLIAQNKKARHDYHILDTYEAGLVLMGTEVKSLRQGRASLVDGFVQLSDHEAWLHNVHVPEYSQGTWTNHSARRKRKLLLHRAEIDKLESKSQETGHTIVPLALYFKDGRAKIEIALAKGKKEYDKRQTLREKQDRREADRAMAAARRRQRG from the coding sequence ATGGCTAAGGAAAAAGGGCGCAAGCTGATCGCGCAGAACAAGAAGGCGCGGCACGACTACCACATCCTCGACACCTACGAGGCCGGTCTGGTCCTCATGGGCACCGAGGTGAAGTCACTGCGCCAGGGGCGGGCCTCGCTGGTCGACGGCTTCGTGCAGCTGAGCGACCACGAAGCGTGGCTGCACAACGTGCACGTCCCCGAGTACAGCCAGGGCACCTGGACCAACCACAGCGCCCGCCGCAAGCGCAAGCTGCTGCTGCACCGCGCGGAGATCGACAAGCTGGAGTCCAAGTCCCAGGAGACGGGCCACACCATCGTGCCGCTCGCCCTGTACTTCAAGGACGGCCGGGCCAAGATCGAGATCGCGCTGGCGAAGGGCAAGAAGGAGTACGACAAGCGGCAGACCCTGCGGGAGAAGCAGGACCGGCGCGAGGCGGACCGGGCGATGGCGGCGGCCCGGCGCAGGCAGCGCGGCTGA
- a CDS encoding MFS transporter has protein sequence MTPVLSTTSGYRRLFALPGARAFTAGNLLARLPMGMFSVSAVVMIAGSRGSYALAGAVTATGLAATALAGPWVARLVDRHGQARVAVPATLASVLGSLALLLCVRYGAPDWTLFAAYAGTAATPNIGGLSRARWAHLLHDDPGALHTANSFEQAADELCFMLGPVLASFLTGTFFPEAGTLTGAVLLLTGMLLFTAQRATEPPPRGRSQARPPLRTPGIPPLLACFTATGAVFGSMEVVTIAYADAQGHRTAAGAVLALQAAGSCAAGLVYGALKPAGIRLGHCLTGMAALMALPWAAAGLAGSLWALAGALLVAGMATAPTMVTAMTLVQRRTPADRLNEGMSLMVTGLLTGVACGSATGGWAAEHLSPTAAYAVPAGAAALALGVAALTRVGGVPPDVAADDAAA, from the coding sequence ATGACCCCGGTCCTATCCACCACCAGCGGCTATCGCCGTCTCTTCGCTCTCCCCGGCGCCCGTGCCTTCACCGCCGGCAACCTCCTCGCCCGGCTGCCCATGGGCATGTTCAGTGTGAGCGCGGTGGTGATGATCGCCGGCTCGCGGGGCTCGTACGCCCTGGCCGGCGCGGTCACCGCGACCGGGCTCGCGGCGACCGCGCTGGCCGGGCCGTGGGTCGCGCGGCTCGTCGACCGGCACGGGCAGGCCCGGGTCGCGGTCCCGGCCACCCTCGCCTCGGTGCTCGGCAGCCTCGCGCTGCTGCTGTGCGTCCGCTACGGCGCCCCCGACTGGACCCTGTTCGCCGCCTACGCCGGCACCGCGGCGACCCCGAACATCGGCGGCCTGTCCCGGGCGCGCTGGGCCCATCTGCTGCACGACGACCCCGGCGCGCTGCACACCGCGAACTCCTTCGAACAGGCCGCCGACGAGCTGTGCTTCATGCTCGGGCCGGTGCTGGCCTCCTTCCTCACCGGCACGTTCTTCCCGGAGGCGGGCACCCTGACCGGGGCGGTCCTGCTGCTGACCGGCATGCTGCTGTTCACCGCCCAGCGGGCCACCGAGCCGCCGCCGCGGGGGCGTTCACAGGCGCGGCCGCCGCTGCGCACGCCGGGGATCCCGCCGCTGCTGGCGTGTTTCACCGCGACCGGTGCGGTGTTCGGCTCGATGGAGGTCGTCACGATCGCCTACGCCGATGCGCAGGGTCACCGTACGGCGGCAGGCGCGGTCCTCGCGTTGCAGGCGGCGGGGTCGTGCGCGGCGGGGCTGGTGTACGGGGCGCTGAAGCCGGCGGGGATACGGCTGGGGCACTGCCTGACGGGGATGGCGGCGCTGATGGCCCTGCCGTGGGCCGCCGCCGGCCTCGCCGGTTCGCTGTGGGCGCTGGCGGGGGCGCTGCTGGTGGCGGGGATGGCCACGGCGCCGACGATGGTGACCGCGATGACCCTGGTCCAGCGGCGCACCCCGGCCGACCGTCTGAACGAGGGCATGAGCCTGATGGTGACGGGACTGCTCACGGGGGTGGCGTGCGGCTCGGCGACGGGGGGCTGGGCGGCGGAGCACCTGTCCCCGACGGCCGCGTACGCGGTCCCGGCCGGCGCCGCCGCGCTGGCGCTGGGGGTGGCCGCGCTCACCCGTGTCGGCGGGGTGCCGCCGGACGTCGCGGCCGACGACGCTGCCGCATGA
- a CDS encoding LysR family transcriptional regulator has translation MPAPTDMDPRLLRAFVAVAEELHFTRAAARLYVAQQALSRDVRRLERELGAELFVRTTRQVTLTPDGVRLLPLARRVLAAQDDLLAAFVPGQSRPLLVDVNSPGLATGRRVLHRARELAPDCELMARYESGLTGAAAELLAGRLDASFGRFAGLDPALRSGLAQQPVRYEPMAVVLPDDHPLAALAEVPLAALAGETVYAGAGNPRTLEWTDLARRLFEEYGVRLAPPLPLAVGDEEFERIMAKTRHPVLAVVDFPALPRTVRRPLVDPVPLSPVSLVWRKGLVHPALDALRRAAAGLAAEEGWLRRPAGGWIPAMDETVMGG, from the coding sequence ATGCCCGCGCCCACCGACATGGACCCCCGCCTGCTCCGTGCCTTCGTGGCCGTCGCCGAGGAGTTGCACTTCACCCGCGCCGCGGCCCGCCTGTACGTCGCCCAGCAGGCGCTCAGCCGCGATGTACGGCGGCTGGAGCGGGAGTTGGGGGCGGAGCTGTTCGTGCGAACGACCCGGCAGGTGACGCTGACCCCCGACGGTGTACGGCTGCTCCCGCTGGCCCGCCGGGTCCTGGCCGCCCAGGACGACCTGCTCGCCGCCTTCGTCCCCGGCCAGTCCCGCCCGCTGCTGGTGGACGTCAACTCGCCGGGCCTGGCCACCGGCCGCCGCGTGCTGCACCGGGCCCGGGAACTCGCCCCCGACTGCGAGCTGATGGCCCGCTACGAGAGCGGCCTGACCGGAGCCGCCGCCGAGCTGCTGGCCGGCCGGCTGGACGCCTCCTTCGGCCGTTTCGCCGGCCTGGACCCGGCGCTGCGGTCCGGCCTCGCCCAGCAGCCGGTGCGCTACGAGCCGATGGCCGTCGTCCTCCCGGACGACCACCCCCTGGCCGCCCTCGCCGAGGTGCCGCTGGCCGCGCTGGCCGGCGAGACGGTGTACGCCGGCGCCGGGAACCCGCGCACGCTGGAGTGGACCGACCTGGCGCGCCGGCTCTTCGAGGAGTACGGCGTCCGGCTCGCCCCGCCGCTGCCGCTGGCCGTCGGGGACGAGGAGTTCGAGCGGATCATGGCCAAGACCCGGCACCCGGTGCTGGCCGTGGTCGACTTCCCGGCCCTGCCCCGCACGGTCCGCCGCCCGCTCGTCGATCCCGTCCCGCTGTCTCCGGTCTCCCTGGTGTGGCGGAAGGGGCTGGTCCATCCCGCGCTGGACGCGCTGCGCCGGGCGGCGGCCGGGCTCGCGGCGGAGGAGGGGTGGCTGCGGCGGCCCGCCGGAGGATGGATTCCGGCCATGGACGAGACCGTGATGGGAGGGTGA
- a CDS encoding bifunctional polysaccharide deacetylase/glycosyltransferase family 2 protein: MASRLRGRRRTPSPARRPRLPLRYLLPVLVLCATLAMLMLRGYVHSEILADHRIRPESAHDQVPAKILDGGPVIDTRGGAVTSLRIPDHRIVLTFDDGPDPTWTPKVLDVLKRHHAHAVFFVTGTMTSRHPDLVRRMVAEGHEVGVHTFGHPDLSYHSTRRIDWELSQSQLALAGAAGIRSSLFRPPYSSFADAMDDRSWPVTEYVGSRGYLTVVDDIDSEDWRRPGVARIIRNATPHGGKGAVVLMHDSGGDRHQTVQALDRYLSRLQQQGYAFQTVTEALKAPSADTPVSGLDRWKGKVWIFLVRAADDVTGALVAGLAVTGVLVLARFALMLLLAGVHARRTRRPDFRWGEESVTEPVSVLVPAYNEAKCIENTVRSLMRSEHPIEVLVVDDGSTDGTAGIVAALDLPNVRVIRQANAGKPAALNRGVAEARYDLIVMMDGDTVFEPSTVRELVQPFADPRVGAVAGNAKVGNKHRLIGAWQHIEYVMGFNLDRRMYDILRCMPTIPGAVGAFRRAALHRVGGMSDDTLAEDTDITMALHRDGWRVVYAERARAWTEAPESVQQLWSQRYRWSYGTMQAIWKHRRALFERGPSGRFGRVGLPLVSLFMVLAPLLAPLIDLFLVYGLVFGPTVKTIGAWCGVLAVQAVCAAYAFALDRERLTPLLSLPLQQILYRQLMYVVLLQSWITALTGGRLRWQKLRRMGGVAAPPAERNLSSPLRTG; this comes from the coding sequence ATGGCTTCGCGTCTCCGCGGCCGCCGCCGTACCCCGTCACCGGCACGCCGCCCCCGGCTGCCCCTGCGCTATCTGCTCCCCGTGCTGGTGCTGTGCGCGACCCTGGCGATGCTCATGCTGCGCGGCTACGTGCACAGCGAGATCCTCGCGGACCACCGCATCCGCCCGGAGTCGGCGCACGACCAGGTGCCGGCGAAGATCCTCGACGGCGGCCCGGTCATCGACACCCGGGGCGGCGCCGTCACCAGCCTGCGGATCCCGGACCACCGGATCGTCCTCACCTTCGACGACGGCCCCGACCCCACCTGGACCCCGAAGGTCCTCGACGTCCTGAAGAGGCACCACGCGCACGCGGTCTTCTTCGTCACCGGCACCATGACCTCGCGCCATCCGGACCTGGTCCGGCGCATGGTGGCCGAGGGACACGAGGTCGGCGTGCACACCTTCGGCCACCCCGACCTGTCGTACCACTCCACGCGGCGCATCGACTGGGAGCTGTCGCAGAGCCAGCTGGCGCTCGCCGGCGCCGCCGGCATCCGCAGCTCCCTGTTCCGGCCGCCGTACTCCTCCTTCGCGGACGCCATGGACGACCGGTCCTGGCCGGTGACCGAGTACGTCGGCAGCCGCGGCTACCTCACCGTCGTGGACGACATCGACAGCGAGGACTGGCGCAGGCCCGGCGTGGCCCGGATCATCCGCAACGCCACGCCCCACGGCGGCAAGGGCGCGGTCGTCCTCATGCACGACTCCGGCGGCGACCGCCACCAGACGGTCCAGGCGCTCGACCGGTACCTGTCCCGGCTCCAGCAGCAGGGGTACGCGTTCCAGACCGTCACCGAGGCCCTGAAGGCGCCGAGCGCCGACACCCCGGTCTCCGGCCTCGACCGGTGGAAGGGCAAGGTCTGGATCTTCCTGGTGCGGGCGGCGGACGACGTCACCGGCGCCCTCGTCGCCGGTCTCGCGGTCACCGGCGTCCTCGTCCTCGCCCGCTTCGCCCTGATGCTGCTGCTGGCCGGCGTCCACGCGCGCCGCACCCGGCGCCCGGACTTCCGCTGGGGCGAGGAGTCGGTCACCGAGCCGGTGTCCGTGCTGGTCCCGGCGTACAACGAGGCCAAGTGCATCGAGAACACGGTCCGTTCGCTGATGCGCAGCGAGCATCCGATCGAGGTGCTCGTCGTCGACGACGGCTCCACGGACGGCACCGCCGGCATCGTGGCGGCCCTGGACCTGCCGAACGTCCGGGTGATCCGGCAGGCCAACGCGGGCAAGCCGGCCGCTCTCAACCGCGGTGTCGCCGAAGCCCGGTACGACCTGATCGTGATGATGGACGGCGACACGGTCTTCGAGCCCTCCACCGTCCGCGAACTCGTGCAGCCCTTCGCCGACCCGCGCGTCGGCGCGGTCGCCGGCAACGCCAAGGTCGGCAACAAGCACCGGCTCATCGGCGCCTGGCAGCACATCGAGTACGTGATGGGCTTCAACCTCGACCGCCGGATGTACGACATCCTGCGCTGCATGCCGACGATCCCGGGCGCGGTCGGCGCGTTCCGCCGCGCGGCCCTGCACCGCGTCGGCGGGATGAGCGACGACACGCTCGCCGAGGACACCGACATCACGATGGCGCTGCACCGCGACGGCTGGCGGGTCGTCTACGCCGAGCGCGCCCGCGCCTGGACCGAGGCGCCCGAGTCGGTCCAGCAGCTGTGGTCCCAGCGCTACCGCTGGTCGTACGGCACCATGCAGGCGATCTGGAAGCACCGCCGTGCCCTGTTCGAGCGGGGACCCTCCGGCCGCTTCGGCCGCGTGGGCCTGCCGCTGGTGTCGCTGTTCATGGTGCTGGCCCCGCTGCTGGCCCCGCTGATCGACCTCTTCCTCGTCTACGGCCTGGTCTTCGGGCCGACCGTGAAGACGATCGGCGCCTGGTGCGGCGTCCTCGCGGTGCAGGCGGTTTGCGCGGCGTACGCCTTCGCCCTGGACCGCGAGCGGCTCACCCCGCTGCTGTCGCTGCCCCTGCAGCAGATCCTGTACCGGCAGCTGATGTACGTCGTGCTGCTGCAGTCCTGGATCACCGCGCTCACCGGCGGCCGGCTGCGCTGGCAGAAGCTGCGCCGCATGGGCGGCGTGGCCGCGCCCCCGGCGGAGCGGAACCTCTCATCCCCCCTGCGGACGGGGTGA
- a CDS encoding nitrate/nitrite transporter: MTAPAPTRRSGRWIERWDPEDEGFWKATGERIANRNLWFSVLSEHIGFSVWTLWSVLVLFMGPEYGLTPADKFLLTSMVTLVGAVVRVPYTFAVAVFGGRNWTIISASLLLIPTIAAFAVMEPGTSFTTFLLVGLLAGIGGGNFASSMTNINAFFPLRKKGWALGLNAGGGNIGVAAIQLVALAVIGANAGPRVLLGIYIPLIVVAALLAAVFMDNLATVKNDTGAARDAARDAHTWIMSFLYIGTFGSFIGYSFAFGQVLTNQFGRTPLQATYLTFMGPLLGSLVRPIGGRLADRFGGARITLWNYVAMGAATAVLVAASLQKSLPLFVVAFVVLFALTGIGNGSTFKMIPGIFHTKALAKGLRGEAAVLHGRRLSGASMGLIGAVGALGGVAINLAFRQSFLSYGTGTGAFVAFLAYYALCFTVTWSVYLRRPVGQAEPVAASETKSQLSYAEV; the protein is encoded by the coding sequence ATGACAGCCCCAGCCCCAACCCGTCGCAGTGGCCGCTGGATCGAGCGCTGGGACCCGGAGGACGAGGGGTTCTGGAAGGCGACCGGGGAGCGGATCGCCAACCGGAACCTGTGGTTCTCCGTCCTGTCCGAGCACATCGGCTTCTCGGTGTGGACCCTGTGGTCGGTCCTCGTCCTGTTCATGGGCCCGGAGTACGGCCTCACCCCCGCCGACAAGTTCCTGCTGACCTCGATGGTCACCCTCGTCGGCGCGGTCGTACGGGTCCCGTACACCTTCGCCGTGGCCGTCTTCGGCGGCCGTAACTGGACGATCATCTCGGCGAGCCTGCTGCTGATCCCGACGATCGCGGCCTTCGCGGTCATGGAGCCCGGCACGTCCTTCACCACGTTCCTCCTCGTGGGCCTGCTGGCGGGCATCGGCGGCGGCAACTTCGCCTCCTCCATGACCAACATCAACGCCTTCTTCCCGCTGAGGAAGAAGGGCTGGGCGCTCGGCCTGAACGCGGGCGGCGGCAACATCGGCGTGGCGGCCATCCAGCTGGTGGCCCTCGCGGTCATCGGCGCGAACGCCGGACCGCGGGTCCTGCTGGGCATCTACATCCCGCTGATCGTCGTGGCCGCCCTGCTCGCCGCCGTCTTCATGGACAACCTGGCGACGGTGAAGAACGACACCGGCGCGGCCAGGGACGCCGCCAGGGACGCCCACACCTGGATCATGTCGTTCCTGTACATCGGCACCTTCGGCTCCTTCATCGGCTACAGCTTCGCCTTCGGCCAGGTGCTGACGAACCAGTTCGGCCGGACCCCGCTGCAGGCGACCTACCTCACCTTCATGGGACCGCTGCTCGGCTCGCTGGTCCGGCCCATCGGCGGCCGGCTCGCGGACCGCTTCGGCGGCGCCCGCATCACCCTGTGGAACTACGTCGCGATGGGCGCCGCCACCGCCGTCCTGGTCGCGGCCAGCCTGCAGAAGTCGCTGCCGCTGTTCGTCGTCGCCTTCGTCGTGCTGTTCGCGCTCACCGGCATCGGCAACGGCTCCACGTTCAAGATGATCCCGGGCATCTTCCACACGAAGGCCCTGGCCAAGGGCCTGCGGGGGGAGGCCGCGGTGCTCCACGGCCGCCGGCTGTCCGGCGCCTCGATGGGCCTGATCGGCGCGGTCGGCGCGCTCGGCGGCGTCGCCATCAACCTCGCCTTCCGCCAGTCCTTCCTGTCCTACGGCACCGGCACCGGCGCGTTCGTCGCCTTCCTCGCCTACTACGCCCTCTGCTTCACGGTGACGTGGTCCGTATACCTTCGCCGGCCCGTCGGCCAGGCGGAGCCCGTGGCGGCTTCGGAGACGAAGTCGCAGCTCAGCTACGCCGAAGTGTGA